A genomic segment from uncultured Desulfuromonas sp. encodes:
- a CDS encoding AraC family transcriptional regulator, with the protein MMTIQAVNIADHFEVRFIDQARGCERPHSHKSLVITAVTAGALTLQINDSTLDVTPNQVIAVGPQVVHCVKAFSEDFAGVYVLEVFAQPQGCTEITAAQWQIFGRRQLTTPQEYASFTALCHRLLQHGSDEDKIARLTDWLCPMLSQHYTSYPFCIAGSPHPDPIAVTIRERLDQCDAETPPYDEIAAQCGYSKEHCNRLFRRSYHLTMQSYFLNRKANKAKALIDSGMDLAQITLECGFYDQSHFSRVFREIFQISPASYRKSLLESRQSHTR; encoded by the coding sequence ATGATGACAATTCAAGCGGTTAACATTGCCGACCATTTCGAAGTGCGCTTTATCGATCAGGCGCGCGGTTGTGAGCGTCCACACAGCCACAAGTCACTGGTGATCACAGCAGTGACGGCTGGCGCCCTGACGTTACAGATCAACGACAGCACTCTTGATGTAACTCCAAATCAGGTGATTGCCGTGGGTCCGCAGGTGGTGCATTGCGTGAAAGCATTTTCAGAGGATTTTGCCGGGGTGTATGTGCTGGAAGTGTTTGCGCAACCACAAGGCTGTACGGAGATCACGGCCGCACAATGGCAGATTTTTGGCCGACGGCAGCTAACAACACCACAGGAGTACGCCAGCTTTACAGCCTTGTGCCATCGTCTGCTGCAACATGGAAGCGATGAGGATAAAATTGCGCGCTTAACGGATTGGCTGTGCCCGATGCTCAGCCAACATTACACCAGCTATCCGTTTTGTATCGCCGGCAGTCCCCACCCTGATCCGATTGCCGTCACCATTCGCGAACGTCTCGACCAGTGCGATGCGGAGACTCCGCCTTATGATGAGATTGCCGCCCAGTGCGGTTACAGTAAAGAGCACTGCAATCGGCTGTTTCGCCGCAGCTACCATCTGACCATGCAGAGCTATTTTCTCAACCGTAAAGCCAACAAAGCCAAAGCGCTCATCGACTCGGGCATGGATCTGGCGCAGATCACGCTGGAGTGCGGATTTTACGATCAGAGCCATTTCAGCCGGGTGTTCAGGGAAATCTTTCAGATCAGCCCGGCCAGCTATCGCAAGAGCCTGTTGGAGTCCCGTCAGTCTCATACAAGATAA